From Rhinatrema bivittatum chromosome 5, aRhiBiv1.1, whole genome shotgun sequence, the proteins below share one genomic window:
- the SRPX gene encoding sushi repeat-containing protein SRPX isoform X2, protein MGLPLRLCLLLAAHLSLSSGYPGSGHSAIDDDEDTLAVHRYTETPWCSPIKVKNGYASCRTPRGEYYKTVQGTRCDIHCRKGFELHGSRQVMCQSSKRWSDKFVCKQIRCPRLSMPLHGGFKCVDGAYFGSRCEYYCSPGYQLKGERVVSCMDNKVWSGKPASCEDVEPPRIQCPSVKEKTAEPNKKTVRVFWDTPEGRDTADGILTDVTLKGLPPGSEFSEGYHKIQYTVFDRAENKASCKFTVRVQVRRCGRLNAPENGYIKCSGDGDNYGATCDFSCVSGYELQGSPARVCQYNHAWSGSEPTCSYMSINVGVRTAAALLDQFYEKRRLLIVSTPTAANFYYRLQLGLLQQAQCGLDLRHITVIELVGVYPAQIGRIGRRLLPLVLSVQLRLLLQIPHHKYQMVVMDKDGMDKERYPVPASAADLFTLIDTFPSRQEEMKLQAEAGQTCN, encoded by the exons AAACTCCCTGGTGCTCTCCCATCAAGGTTAAAAATGGCTATGCAAGTTGCAGAACCCCCCGAGGAGAATACTACAAAACCGTGCAGGGCACCAGATGTGACATTCACTGCAGGAAAGGCTTCGAACTCCATGGATCCCGACAAGTTATGTGTCAATCAAGCAAGCGCTGGTCCGATAAATTTGTGTGCAAAC AAATCCGGTGCCCCCGCCTCTCCATGCCGCTCCACGGAGGATTCAAGTGCGTGGACGGTGCCTATTTCGGCTCCAGGTGTGAGTATTACTGCTCACCAGGATACCAGCTGAAAGGAGAGCGCGTGGTCAGCTGCATGGACAATAAGGTCTGGAGCGGCAAGCCCGCCAGCTGTGAAG ATGTGGAACCTCCCAGAATCCAGTGTCCAAGTGTGAAAGAGAAGACTGCAGAGCCCAACAAGAAGACAGTGAGAGTGTTCTGGGACACCCCCGAGGGCAGGGACACTGCTGATGGAATTCTGACAGA TGTGACCTTGAAGGGACTCCCCCCAGGATCAGAGTTTTCTGAAGGGTACCATAAAATCCAGTACACTGTGTTTGACAGAGCTGAAAACAAGGCCTCCTGCAAGTTTACTGTTAGAGTCCAAG TGAGGCGCTGTGGCAGACTGAATGCCCCGGAGAACGGCTACATCAAATGCTCCGGAGACGGCGACAACTACGGCGCCACCTGCGACTTCTCCTGCGTTAGTGGCTACGAGCTGCAGGGAAGCCCTGCTCGCGTGTGCCAGTACAACCATGCCTGGTCCGGCTCGGAACCAACCTGTTCCT ACATGAGCATTAATGTGGGCGTGAGAACTGCAGCTGCCCTCCTCGATCAGTTTTACGAAAAAAGGAGATTGTTAATTGTGTCGACTCCAACTGCAGCCAACTTCTACTACAGGTTGCAACTGGGACTGCTCCAG CAAGCACAGTGCGGCTTGGACCTGAGACACATTACCGTGATCGAACTGGTCGGCGTGTACCCAGCGCAGATCGGAAGGATAGGACGCAGGCTCCTGCCTCTGGTGCTCAGCGTGCAGCTCAG GTTGTTGCTGCAAATCCCCCATCACAAGTACCAGATGGTGGTGATGGACAAAGACGGCATGGACAAGGAGCGCTACCCCGTCCCAGCCTCTGCCGCAGATTTGTTCACTCTGATCGACACGTTCCCCTCCAGGCAAGAGGAGATGAAACTCCAAGCTGAGGCTGGTCAGACCTGCAACTGA
- the SRPX gene encoding sushi repeat-containing protein SRPX isoform X1, whose translation MGLPLRLCLLLAAHLSLSSGYPGSGHSAIDDDEDTLAVHRYTGKETPWCSPIKVKNGYASCRTPRGEYYKTVQGTRCDIHCRKGFELHGSRQVMCQSSKRWSDKFVCKQIRCPRLSMPLHGGFKCVDGAYFGSRCEYYCSPGYQLKGERVVSCMDNKVWSGKPASCEDVEPPRIQCPSVKEKTAEPNKKTVRVFWDTPEGRDTADGILTDVTLKGLPPGSEFSEGYHKIQYTVFDRAENKASCKFTVRVQVRRCGRLNAPENGYIKCSGDGDNYGATCDFSCVSGYELQGSPARVCQYNHAWSGSEPTCSYMSINVGVRTAAALLDQFYEKRRLLIVSTPTAANFYYRLQLGLLQQAQCGLDLRHITVIELVGVYPAQIGRIGRRLLPLVLSVQLRLLLQIPHHKYQMVVMDKDGMDKERYPVPASAADLFTLIDTFPSRQEEMKLQAEAGQTCN comes from the exons AAACTCCCTGGTGCTCTCCCATCAAGGTTAAAAATGGCTATGCAAGTTGCAGAACCCCCCGAGGAGAATACTACAAAACCGTGCAGGGCACCAGATGTGACATTCACTGCAGGAAAGGCTTCGAACTCCATGGATCCCGACAAGTTATGTGTCAATCAAGCAAGCGCTGGTCCGATAAATTTGTGTGCAAAC AAATCCGGTGCCCCCGCCTCTCCATGCCGCTCCACGGAGGATTCAAGTGCGTGGACGGTGCCTATTTCGGCTCCAGGTGTGAGTATTACTGCTCACCAGGATACCAGCTGAAAGGAGAGCGCGTGGTCAGCTGCATGGACAATAAGGTCTGGAGCGGCAAGCCCGCCAGCTGTGAAG ATGTGGAACCTCCCAGAATCCAGTGTCCAAGTGTGAAAGAGAAGACTGCAGAGCCCAACAAGAAGACAGTGAGAGTGTTCTGGGACACCCCCGAGGGCAGGGACACTGCTGATGGAATTCTGACAGA TGTGACCTTGAAGGGACTCCCCCCAGGATCAGAGTTTTCTGAAGGGTACCATAAAATCCAGTACACTGTGTTTGACAGAGCTGAAAACAAGGCCTCCTGCAAGTTTACTGTTAGAGTCCAAG TGAGGCGCTGTGGCAGACTGAATGCCCCGGAGAACGGCTACATCAAATGCTCCGGAGACGGCGACAACTACGGCGCCACCTGCGACTTCTCCTGCGTTAGTGGCTACGAGCTGCAGGGAAGCCCTGCTCGCGTGTGCCAGTACAACCATGCCTGGTCCGGCTCGGAACCAACCTGTTCCT ACATGAGCATTAATGTGGGCGTGAGAACTGCAGCTGCCCTCCTCGATCAGTTTTACGAAAAAAGGAGATTGTTAATTGTGTCGACTCCAACTGCAGCCAACTTCTACTACAGGTTGCAACTGGGACTGCTCCAG CAAGCACAGTGCGGCTTGGACCTGAGACACATTACCGTGATCGAACTGGTCGGCGTGTACCCAGCGCAGATCGGAAGGATAGGACGCAGGCTCCTGCCTCTGGTGCTCAGCGTGCAGCTCAG GTTGTTGCTGCAAATCCCCCATCACAAGTACCAGATGGTGGTGATGGACAAAGACGGCATGGACAAGGAGCGCTACCCCGTCCCAGCCTCTGCCGCAGATTTGTTCACTCTGATCGACACGTTCCCCTCCAGGCAAGAGGAGATGAAACTCCAAGCTGAGGCTGGTCAGACCTGCAACTGA
- the SRPX gene encoding sushi repeat-containing protein SRPX isoform X3 yields the protein MGLPLRLCLLLAAHLSLSSGYPETPWCSPIKVKNGYASCRTPRGEYYKTVQGTRCDIHCRKGFELHGSRQVMCQSSKRWSDKFVCKQIRCPRLSMPLHGGFKCVDGAYFGSRCEYYCSPGYQLKGERVVSCMDNKVWSGKPASCEDVEPPRIQCPSVKEKTAEPNKKTVRVFWDTPEGRDTADGILTDVTLKGLPPGSEFSEGYHKIQYTVFDRAENKASCKFTVRVQVRRCGRLNAPENGYIKCSGDGDNYGATCDFSCVSGYELQGSPARVCQYNHAWSGSEPTCSYMSINVGVRTAAALLDQFYEKRRLLIVSTPTAANFYYRLQLGLLQQAQCGLDLRHITVIELVGVYPAQIGRIGRRLLPLVLSVQLRLLLQIPHHKYQMVVMDKDGMDKERYPVPASAADLFTLIDTFPSRQEEMKLQAEAGQTCN from the exons AAACTCCCTGGTGCTCTCCCATCAAGGTTAAAAATGGCTATGCAAGTTGCAGAACCCCCCGAGGAGAATACTACAAAACCGTGCAGGGCACCAGATGTGACATTCACTGCAGGAAAGGCTTCGAACTCCATGGATCCCGACAAGTTATGTGTCAATCAAGCAAGCGCTGGTCCGATAAATTTGTGTGCAAAC AAATCCGGTGCCCCCGCCTCTCCATGCCGCTCCACGGAGGATTCAAGTGCGTGGACGGTGCCTATTTCGGCTCCAGGTGTGAGTATTACTGCTCACCAGGATACCAGCTGAAAGGAGAGCGCGTGGTCAGCTGCATGGACAATAAGGTCTGGAGCGGCAAGCCCGCCAGCTGTGAAG ATGTGGAACCTCCCAGAATCCAGTGTCCAAGTGTGAAAGAGAAGACTGCAGAGCCCAACAAGAAGACAGTGAGAGTGTTCTGGGACACCCCCGAGGGCAGGGACACTGCTGATGGAATTCTGACAGA TGTGACCTTGAAGGGACTCCCCCCAGGATCAGAGTTTTCTGAAGGGTACCATAAAATCCAGTACACTGTGTTTGACAGAGCTGAAAACAAGGCCTCCTGCAAGTTTACTGTTAGAGTCCAAG TGAGGCGCTGTGGCAGACTGAATGCCCCGGAGAACGGCTACATCAAATGCTCCGGAGACGGCGACAACTACGGCGCCACCTGCGACTTCTCCTGCGTTAGTGGCTACGAGCTGCAGGGAAGCCCTGCTCGCGTGTGCCAGTACAACCATGCCTGGTCCGGCTCGGAACCAACCTGTTCCT ACATGAGCATTAATGTGGGCGTGAGAACTGCAGCTGCCCTCCTCGATCAGTTTTACGAAAAAAGGAGATTGTTAATTGTGTCGACTCCAACTGCAGCCAACTTCTACTACAGGTTGCAACTGGGACTGCTCCAG CAAGCACAGTGCGGCTTGGACCTGAGACACATTACCGTGATCGAACTGGTCGGCGTGTACCCAGCGCAGATCGGAAGGATAGGACGCAGGCTCCTGCCTCTGGTGCTCAGCGTGCAGCTCAG GTTGTTGCTGCAAATCCCCCATCACAAGTACCAGATGGTGGTGATGGACAAAGACGGCATGGACAAGGAGCGCTACCCCGTCCCAGCCTCTGCCGCAGATTTGTTCACTCTGATCGACACGTTCCCCTCCAGGCAAGAGGAGATGAAACTCCAAGCTGAGGCTGGTCAGACCTGCAACTGA